One stretch of Miscanthus floridulus cultivar M001 chromosome 18, ASM1932011v1, whole genome shotgun sequence DNA includes these proteins:
- the LOC136524863 gene encoding uncharacterized protein encodes MASVTKTACLLVLALFVISAVILPTSVCHGARGVGIGGGALNPNHPACIGACPAHGRPYRPLPRHGDGPGASDPTTPLPPSNGDSPRR; translated from the exons ATGGCGTCCGTCACCAAAACCGCCTGTCTCCTCGTGCTCGCACTGTTCGTCATCTCCGCGGTGATCTTGCCCACCTCCGTATGCCATGGAGCCCGCGGCGTTG GTATCGGCGGCGGCGCTTTGAACCCCAACCATCCTGCGTGCATCGGGGCGTGCCCAGCTCATGGGCGTCCCTACCGTCCCCTTCCCCGTCACGGTGACGGGCCTGGTGCCTCCGACCCTACCACGCCACTTCCCCCATCGAACGGAGACAGCCCACGTCGTTGA